Genomic DNA from Candidatus Nitronereus thalassa:
TGCCCATGATGTGAATAATCCACTCTACATGATCCTCGGGCATGGGCAAAATATTGCTGAGGACACTGAAGAGCAATCGACAAAAGAATCGGCTCAATGCATTGTCGCGGCGACCAAACGCATTACAAAAATCTGTCGAGGTCTGACATTGTATTCCCGCGCACCCTCTCCTGAAAAAATGGAAATGGTCCATGTGAATTCACAACTTGATGAGGCATGGAATATTGCCAGTTTTGCAGCCAATCACCAAGATGTGATCATTGAGAAACACTACGACTGCAGTGCCGCTATTCAGGCCAATCAGGATGATATTCTTCAGGTGTTGGTAAATTTAATAGTGAATGCCCTTCATGCAATGGAAGGAGTAGGAGTATTGACGTTGGCTTCTGTGTGCCAGAATGGGTCGGTCACTCTTCACATCGCGGATACCGGATCGGGAATCCCTGAGAATCATTTACCCAATCTTTTCCTTCCATTTTTTACGACCAAGCCCAAAGGGATGGGAACAGGGTTGGGCCTTTATTCCGCCAAATCCATCACGGAAAAATACGGGGGACAGATTTGTGTGGAGAGCGAGGTTGGAAAAGGCACGGCCTTTTCACTTCAATTTCCTGCAATTGAACACGCCCCAACGTAATCAACTGTTGTAGAGCTCCCAAAAGGGAGGGCCACATATGGCCGGGACGTCCAGACAAGGCGGATTCACCAAAAAGCTCATTCTCTCGATGCTCTTGGTAGGACTTCTGCCTCTGCTTATTGGTTTGTCGTTGGCATTTTATTTTGGCATGCGAGAAATTCGCGAAGTGAATGGCGCCAATTTTCAGGCCCTTGCCGTGGAAACTGCCCGAAGGTTGGACCTTGTGGTAGTCGACGAACAAACAAGGAACCAACAAATTGCCAAATTACCGGTAATTATTCAGGAACTGGAGAACCTTCGAGACCAAATCCAGCAGTTATCTCCTGAACAAGTTCAAGCTCGTCTTTCCAAGGAAGATGCCGCATGGAAGTCGCAAGATTCAACCTTTCAAGCCACAATAATTGAACATCCGCTCACCCAGACTCTCATCCGCAGCGTTCTTGGGACCAACACTGGGTTTTCATCAACTTCTTCTATGGTGGCACGGTCTGCCACTCGGGTGCTCTATGTGACCGATATCCTCGGCCGAGTGGTGGCGACGACCAATGCGAATGTGTCCTACCTCCATCAACAGTCAGACTGGTGGAAAGGGGCCTTTCACACTGGGGTAGGGAAACCCTATATCAGCAATTTAGAATTTGACGATTTATTGCGTACGTACACGTTTTCCATCGCGGTGCCGGTAATGGATAGTATTCGATACCGGGCCGTCGGCGTGTTACACCGCGTCTATGATGCCAAAGAATTTTTCGCACCATCTATTGATGTGATTCATTTTGGGAAAACGGGCCATGTGATGCTGATGGATAGTGATGGCCGTGTGATTAGCTGTCCAATTCTCAACACTGGTGAAAAAATTGCCGACTCCCAATTAATTCCCTTGGTCACACCTCTTATCCCAGGATGGACCTTGGGCACCACCGACGGACATGGCGGCCAGGACCAGTCGATTATTGGATTCTCGGCCTTGCCAACAATGTCCAGGGTCATGATGGATTCGACAGGAAAGCCGTGGCATTTGTTTGTCTGGCAGTCTTCAGAAGAGCTGTTTGCGCCCGTATATAACCTACGCATTTGGATCGTTTCCTTTGGCCTTATTTCTTCGGTTCTGTTATTGATCCTTGGGGTTTTGGTGTCGAGACAAGTCGTCCGTCCCCTTCGTGATTTACAAAGTGCCGCCCAACGCATTGCCAATCGGGAGATGACAGATCCGATTACCATTAAGACCGGCGATGAAATCGAGGATCTGGCAGAAGAGATTAATCACATGAATATGCAACTCCAGGCAGCGTTTTCCGGATTACTCAGCGAAGTCGAGACGAAGACACAGGAAGTCAAGTATCTCCGTGAATCCACTACTCAGATCCTCGAAGGAATTCCCGACCCGGTCATCATGGTAGATGAGCATCTCGATGTGAAGTATATGAATCAGGCTTTTATGCATGCGGCTGGACTTACAAATGGCTGGGGTGACAATCAAAATTTATTGCAATTGATTTCCCCGAGCTCACAAGAACAGCAGCAACTCCGCCAGGAGGTTCATAACTTGTTGGACCTTTCTCCCACTGATACTTCAGCGAACGGGGATGGAGAGACGCGTATGGCGAAACAAATTAATGATCCGCTCCTCCAACATAACACCGATTCGCCTTCGGCCCACGAACACCTTCTCACCATCGAAAACCGGATTTTCCGGTACGACTGGTTCCCTGTCGGTCTTCGTCCAGGAGAAAATCCCAAATATGGAATTTTGTTACGAGATACGACTGACGAAAAACGGCTCCAGGATCAACTCATAAACAGTGAAAAGTCGACCAGTTTGGGGGTTCTCTGTTCAGGCATTGGCCATGAACTCAACAACCCATTGGTCGGTGTCATTGGATTGGCCGAAGCCATTCAAGATGAGGAAGATGTACAAAAGGCTAAAAGTCATGCCAAAGCCATTGTTCAGCAGGGCCAACGCATGGCCAAAGTGATACGAGATCTGGTCGGACAAATCAGGAATCAGGAAGCAGCGATTCCAACGGCTCTTGATCTCAATGTGCATTTAGACCTGATTGTGCAATACATGAACGTCAAAGGGGACTATCCCGAGGTCACTATTCGGAAGGAGTACCACGATCTTCCTCCATTTTACGGGCAAACCGACGAAATACGCCTTCTATTTTTTCATGTGATCAAGAATGCGATCCAAGCCATGGAAGGGAAAGGTCTGCTCACCTTAAGAACTCATACCTCGGATTCAGGCAATATTGAAATACGGATTGAAGACACGGGTATCGGTATTTCACCAAATCTTCTGGCTAAGGTGTTTGACCCCTTTTTCACGACTAAGTTTCAAGGAGAGGGTAGCGGGCTTGGGTTAACCATTGTACAGAGGATTGTACAAAAATATGGAGGCCGGGTGGGATTGGAAAGTGTAGAAGGTCAAGGAACGCAATGCAGCATCATCCTCCCGGGCGAAAACCAGGCTCATAATAAGGAGGAGGAGGAGAAGGGAAATCTTGCATGAAAAATCCACGAGTCGGCATGTTCGGATTGGTCTTTCTGTTTACATGCTGGATGAATGCTTTCACAAGTGATGCAAAACGTACGGAACACATCCCCGGCATTCCCCCTGATGTGGTGGCGTCGTATATTCATTCCATCATCCAAGCTGATCGAACCATTTATTCGTCCTTCATTGTCAATCGCCTTCATGAAAATAAAATATTGGATGCAAACGAAGCATGGGAACAAACGAATTCTCTTCTTCTTCCTGCCCAATTCCTTCAAAAATCTGGAAGA
This window encodes:
- a CDS encoding sensor histidine kinase, whose translation is MIDQSIIRVLVLGGGQGGTALLELFFQLPHIQIVGIVDTNPHAPGLLKAKQLHIPVFSNYMQLNNQKDVDLIVDVTGDPEVSKFLRQQRNPTTEILDGATAKLFWEILGHEKQMEGCLLQTEKLASIGTFVSSIAHDVNNPLYMILGHGQNIAEDTEEQSTKESAQCIVAATKRITKICRGLTLYSRAPSPEKMEMVHVNSQLDEAWNIASFAANHQDVIIEKHYDCSAAIQANQDDILQVLVNLIVNALHAMEGVGVLTLASVCQNGSVTLHIADTGSGIPENHLPNLFLPFFTTKPKGMGTGLGLYSAKSITEKYGGQICVESEVGKGTAFSLQFPAIEHAPT
- a CDS encoding ATP-binding protein, which produces MAGTSRQGGFTKKLILSMLLVGLLPLLIGLSLAFYFGMREIREVNGANFQALAVETARRLDLVVVDEQTRNQQIAKLPVIIQELENLRDQIQQLSPEQVQARLSKEDAAWKSQDSTFQATIIEHPLTQTLIRSVLGTNTGFSSTSSMVARSATRVLYVTDILGRVVATTNANVSYLHQQSDWWKGAFHTGVGKPYISNLEFDDLLRTYTFSIAVPVMDSIRYRAVGVLHRVYDAKEFFAPSIDVIHFGKTGHVMLMDSDGRVISCPILNTGEKIADSQLIPLVTPLIPGWTLGTTDGHGGQDQSIIGFSALPTMSRVMMDSTGKPWHLFVWQSSEELFAPVYNLRIWIVSFGLISSVLLLILGVLVSRQVVRPLRDLQSAAQRIANREMTDPITIKTGDEIEDLAEEINHMNMQLQAAFSGLLSEVETKTQEVKYLRESTTQILEGIPDPVIMVDEHLDVKYMNQAFMHAAGLTNGWGDNQNLLQLISPSSQEQQQLRQEVHNLLDLSPTDTSANGDGETRMAKQINDPLLQHNTDSPSAHEHLLTIENRIFRYDWFPVGLRPGENPKYGILLRDTTDEKRLQDQLINSEKSTSLGVLCSGIGHELNNPLVGVIGLAEAIQDEEDVQKAKSHAKAIVQQGQRMAKVIRDLVGQIRNQEAAIPTALDLNVHLDLIVQYMNVKGDYPEVTIRKEYHDLPPFYGQTDEIRLLFFHVIKNAIQAMEGKGLLTLRTHTSDSGNIEIRIEDTGIGISPNLLAKVFDPFFTTKFQGEGSGLGLTIVQRIVQKYGGRVGLESVEGQGTQCSIILPGENQAHNKEEEEKGNLA